A single window of Papio anubis isolate 15944 chromosome 8, Panubis1.0, whole genome shotgun sequence DNA harbors:
- the DUSP4 gene encoding dual specificity protein phosphatase 4 — protein sequence MVTMEELREMDCSVLKRLMNRDENGGGAGGSGSHGALGLPSGGKCLLLDCRPFLAHSAGYIRGSVNVRCNTIVRRRAKGSVSLEQILPAEEEVRARLRSGLYSAVIVYDERSPRAESLREDSTVSLVVQALRRNAERTDICLLKGGYERFSSEYPEFCSKTKALAAIPPPVPPSATEPLDLGCSSCGTPLHDQGGPVEILPFLYLGSAYHAARRDMLDTLGITALLNVSSDCPNHFEGHYQYKCIPVEDNHKADISSWFMEAIEYIDAVKDCRGRVLVHCQAGISRSATICLAYLMMKKRVRLEEAFEFVKQRRSIISPNFSFMGQLLQFESQVLATSCAAEAASPSGPLRERGKTPATPTSQFVFSFPVSVGVHSAPSSLPYLHSPITTSPSC from the exons ATGGTGACGATGGAGGAGCTGCGGGAGATGGACTGTAGCGTGCTCAAAAGGCTGATGAACCGGGACGAGAACGGCGGCGGCGCGGGCGGCAGCGGCAGCCACGGCGCCCTGGGGCTGCCGAGCGGCGGCAAGTGCCTGCTGTTGGACTGCAGACCGTTCCTGGCGCACAGCGCGGGCTACATCCGAGGCTCGGTCAACGTGCGCTGCAACACCATCGTGCGGCGGCGAGCTAAGGGCTCCGTGAGCCTGGAGCAGATTCTGCCCGCGGAGGAGGAGGTGCGTGCCCGCTTGCGCTCCGGCCTCTACTCGGCGGTCATCGTCTACGACGAGCGCAGCCCGCGCGCCGAGAGCCTCCGTGAGGACAGCACCGTGTCGCTGGTGGTGCAGGCACTGCGCCGTAACGCCGAGCGCACTGACATCTGCCTGCTCAAAG GCGGCTATGAGAGGTTTTCCTCCGAGTACCCAGAATTCTGTTCTAAAACCAAGGCCCTGGCAGCCATTCCACCCCCGGTTCCTCCCAGTGCCACAGAGCCCTTGGACCTGGGCTGCAGCTCCTGTGGGACCCCACTACACGACCAG GGGGGTCCTGTGGAGATCCTTCCCTTCCTCTACCTCGGCAGTGCCTACCATGCTGCCCGGAGAGACATGCTGGACACCCTGGGCATCACAGCTCTGTTGAATGTCTCCTCGGACTGCCCAAACCACTTTGAAGGACACTATCAGTACAAGTGCATCCCGGTGGAAGATAACCACAAGGCTGACATCAGCTCCTGGTTCATGGAAGCCATAGAGTACATCG ATGCGGTGAAGGACTGCCGCGGGCGCGTGCTGGTGCACTGCCAGGCGGGCATCTCGCGCTCAGCCACCATCTGCCTGGCCTACCTGATGATGAAGAAGCgggtgaggctggaggaggcctTCGAGTTCGTTAAGCAGCGCCGCAGCATCATCTCGCCCAACTTCAGCTTCATGGGGCAGCTGCTGCAGTTCGAGTCCCAGGTGCTGGCCACGTCCTGTGCCGCGGAGGCCGCCAGCCCCTCGGGACCCCTGCGGGAGCGGGGCAAGACCCCCGCCACCCCCACCTCGCAGTTCGTCTTCAGCTTTCCGGTCTCCGTGGGCGTGCACTCGGCCCCCAGCAGCCTGCCCTACCTGCACAGCCCCATCACCACCTCCCCCAGCTGTTAG